One segment of Maridesulfovibrio bastinii DSM 16055 DNA contains the following:
- the dapF gene encoding diaminopimelate epimerase, giving the protein MSKMFDISVPFYKMQGCGNDFVIIDNREMKLPVDDMSRWAEKICKRAFGVYADGLFFIEDAPEGSDLDYVWQFYNSDGSRAEMCGNASRCVGRLAHALGIAGEKHVFGTDAGPVQVQVFPELEEVKVQLPDPKDIKVNQTLTIDGKEYTYHFANTGVPHVVVQVDDAESVDIKKMGSAIRYHEDFAPAGTNVNFVQFVDNDSLIVRTYERGVEDETYACGTGVSAVQLTMNKLGLTDAAVRIRTSGGEVLKVIVEDGKVFLQGGAELTFSGELYLDSIGL; this is encoded by the coding sequence ATGAGTAAGATGTTCGATATAAGTGTTCCATTTTATAAAATGCAGGGTTGCGGAAACGATTTCGTTATTATTGATAACCGTGAAATGAAACTGCCGGTTGACGATATGTCACGCTGGGCAGAGAAAATATGCAAGCGCGCGTTCGGCGTTTATGCTGACGGACTGTTTTTTATTGAAGATGCTCCCGAAGGTTCGGATCTGGATTATGTCTGGCAGTTTTACAACTCTGATGGTTCAAGGGCCGAAATGTGCGGAAACGCTTCCCGCTGTGTCGGCAGACTCGCTCATGCACTCGGAATTGCCGGTGAAAAGCATGTTTTCGGAACCGACGCCGGACCTGTACAGGTTCAGGTCTTTCCTGAGCTTGAAGAAGTTAAGGTTCAGCTGCCGGACCCCAAAGATATTAAGGTCAATCAGACTTTAACCATAGATGGTAAAGAGTACACCTACCACTTTGCCAATACCGGTGTTCCCCATGTTGTTGTGCAGGTTGACGATGCCGAATCAGTTGATATTAAAAAAATGGGCAGTGCTATCCGTTATCATGAAGATTTTGCCCCGGCAGGAACCAATGTCAATTTCGTTCAATTCGTTGATAATGACAGTTTGATAGTCCGCACTTATGAACGTGGCGTGGAAGATGAAACCTATGCCTGCGGAACTGGAGTTTCAGCTGTCCAGCTTACTATGAATAAGCTTGGGCTTACTGATGCTGCTGTCAGAATCCGTACTTCCGGCGGTGAAGTTTTGAAGGTTATTGTCGAGGATGGCAAAGTATTCCTTCAGGGCGGAGCCGAGCTGACTTTCTCCGGCGAACTCTATCTCGATTCAATAGGACTTTAG
- a CDS encoding phage regulatory CII family protein, producing MATNELTKLLQEVVLKNDKPAREIATEINKPYPTLLREINPEDKGAKVGIEELIPLMDATGSIRPLTRIANIMGYVLVPMDLNPEDPDEANYMALDLMDGFGRYSKALKKALQSSPEGDLADEVEKEGFEAITAILTMVHYLRKKAEEEKAKNAPRLAQVS from the coding sequence ATGGCTACTAATGAACTTACTAAACTGTTGCAGGAAGTTGTGCTTAAAAATGACAAGCCTGCACGTGAGATCGCAACAGAGATCAACAAACCTTACCCGACTCTTCTTCGTGAAATCAATCCTGAAGATAAAGGGGCAAAAGTAGGTATTGAAGAGCTTATTCCTCTTATGGATGCAACCGGCAGTATTCGTCCTCTGACCAGAATTGCCAATATCATGGGCTACGTTCTGGTTCCTATGGATCTGAATCCTGAAGATCCTGATGAAGCCAACTACATGGCTCTTGATCTGATGGACGGATTCGGAAGATACTCCAAGGCTCTGAAAAAAGCTTTGCAGAGTTCACCTGAAGGCGATCTGGCTGATGAAGTTGAAAAAGAAGGTTTCGAAGCTATTACAGCTATTTTGACCATGGTTCACTACCTGCGCAAAAAAGCTGAAGAAGAAAAAGCTAAGAACGCTCCTCGCCTCGCACAGGTCAGCTAG
- a CDS encoding queuosine precursor transporter — protein sequence MYNDLLWIGFALMDLSLVLIIYRLFGKTGLFGLIVFNLMLCNIQVLKTVELFGMTTTLGNVLYASVFLSTDLLSEFYGKEEAKKAVLLGFATLLMTVVYMHIALLFKPAPGDFVQSHLESIFSFLPRVAIGSLAAYLVSQFNDVYIFHALKEKYDGRHLWLRNNASTLLSQLLDSLIFCFIALWGLFPKDVWIEIFITTYVMKVVVAILDTPFIYLAKRMGLKQASIL from the coding sequence ATGTATAATGATCTGCTGTGGATAGGCTTTGCCCTTATGGATTTGAGCCTTGTCCTTATTATATACAGACTGTTCGGAAAAACAGGACTTTTTGGGCTTATTGTTTTTAATCTCATGCTCTGCAACATTCAGGTTTTAAAAACAGTAGAACTTTTTGGAATGACAACCACCCTCGGTAATGTCCTTTATGCGAGCGTATTTCTTTCCACTGATCTTCTCAGTGAATTTTATGGAAAGGAAGAGGCCAAAAAAGCAGTTCTGCTGGGCTTTGCAACCTTGCTGATGACCGTTGTCTATATGCATATAGCCCTCTTATTCAAACCTGCTCCGGGTGATTTTGTTCAGTCTCATCTTGAATCTATTTTCAGTTTTCTGCCACGGGTTGCAATTGGAAGCCTTGCGGCTTATCTTGTCTCTCAGTTCAATGATGTTTATATATTCCATGCCCTCAAAGAAAAGTATGACGGAAGACATCTGTGGTTGAGGAATAATGCCAGCACTCTGCTCAGCCAGTTGCTTGATTCCTTGATTTTTTGCTTTATAGCCCTGTGGGGGCTGTTTCCCAAGGATGTCTGGATTGAAATTTTTATAACTACATACGTAATGAAAGTGGTTGTTGCCATTTTGGATACTCCGTTTATTTATCTGGCTAAACGGATGGGGCTCAAGCAAGCTTCTATTTTATAA